The genomic window AACTCCGGGCCACCCCCTCTCGTGGCGGCAGGGAAATGGCAGGACCTCCGTCATCCTGCAGCTCGATCCACAGGAGGCGGTCGGGATCGTGCGAAGCGATCTGGCCAGACAAGTGAACGTGAATCTCCCGAACGACGAACCCGGCACGCTCACCTGGACCGATCCAGGTGGGGACGTATTCCTCTCCACAGGCAAACCCGCTCCCGGCGCGACACCTGACGAAATCCTCCGCCATGTCTCGCGTTTCGGGGATTGGACGCTGCGACGGCATTATCCGGTCAAAGTCGTGACGAGTTACAGGCCGCCGGTCCTCGCCGGATCATTCACGCTGGCCGCACTCCTGCTCGCAGGTGGTGCTGCGGTCATTTCATGGCAACGCAAGGCCACGCGCCTCGCGGAGCAGCGCGTCAGCTTCGTGAATCGTGTGTCGCACGAACTCCGCACACCGCTTACGAATCTCCTGCTCAATACCGACCTCGCGCTGGACAGCCTCACTGGAGACCATGAGGGAATCCGCCGCAGGCTCGGACTCATCCGTGAGGAAACCGCACGCCTCTCCCGGATCGTGGACAATGTGCAAACCTTCGCCCGTGGGGAGCGAGGGAAGCATGAGATCCACACCGCTCCGTGTGATGTGGAAAAACTCGCCAACGGCCTGTGGGAAAATTTCGCCCCGCTCTTCGCCCGCAAGTCGATCCATTGCGGGTTCGATTTCCAGCTCTCCCGCAAGGTCACGGTGGATCAGGACGCACTTTCGCAGATCCTCTCGAACCTGCTCTCGAATGTGGAAAAATACGCGGGCGAATCCGCGAAAGCCCGGGTCGCCATTTCCGAAGAGGCGGGCCATCTCGTCGTGGAGGTCGAGGACGACGGACCCGGCATTCCGGCGGATGCGAGGACCCGGATTTTCCTACCGTTCGAACGGGCGGGATCGCGTGTGAACGAAGGTGCGACGGGAACCGGTCTCGGGCTGTCGATCAGCCGTGATCTCGCACGGCAGATGGGCGGGCGGCTGGAGTTGCTCTGCACTTCCCAAGGCGCGAAATTCCGCCTCGTGCTGCCACTTGGGGAAAGGAGCGGCGCATGACCATCCTGATCGCGGAGGACGACCCGGTGACGCGCGAGGCGGTGAAGGAGTTGCTGGAAGCTGACGGCCACCACGTCATCGCCGCGAAAAACGGTCTGGAAGCCATCGCCACGTGGAAATCCCAACGGCCGGACATCGTCCTGCTCGACATCATGATGCCCGGCGCGAGTGGATACGAGGTTTGCCGCGCCATCCGGAGCGGCGACCGGCGCACACCCGTCGTTTTCCTTTCCGCGAAATCCGAGGAAGTGGATGTGGTGCTCGGCCTGGAACTCGGTGCAGACGATTTCCTGCGAAAACCCTTCGGCAAGCACGAGCTGCTCGCCCGCGTCCGTGCGGTCCTCCGGCGTCTTGAAGAACCTGCCGCGGGCGAAATGATGGCGTTCGGACCATGGCGGATCCATCCGAAGCGTCTTGTCGCGGAAAAGGATGGGATCCGCATCGAGCTGACCGTGCGTGAGGTGAAGGTCATCCAGATTCTCACCCGCCGCCGCGGCGAGGTCGTCAGCCGCGATGAGCTGCTCAACGCCTGCTGGGGACTCGAATATTACCCCGAGTCCCGAACGCTGGATCAACATATCCTCAATCTCCGGAAAAAGATCGAAGACGATCCATCGCGCCCGGTGCTGATCGAGACCGTCCGCGGCGCGGGTTATCGGTTTCCGTGAAAGAGCGGGGTGCGGGAGGCAAGCGACCTCCGCGACCACCTACCTCTTCGGCGGAGGTTTGATCCCGATGATCTTCCAGACGTCGTCCATGACACGCATCGCGATTTGCTGGGAAATGGCGTTGTCTTTCCTCGGTCCTTCCACGCCGATGTTCATCGAGGGGACCTTGCCTCCCGGGGAATCCATTTCGCCGGCGCGGACGAAGAGCCGTTTTTTCAGTTCGGCGGTGGCGGCATCCGTATTGGCGAGCTTCCATTTCGCGGCGAGATCAAGGTCCTGGCTCACCTGGTTGAGGATCTCCGGGGTGGCGATTTTGGCCTTCAGTTCCTTGGCGAATTTTTCCCGTTGCTCCAAGGGCAGCTCGTGGTTCATTGGGATGGGAACCCATATGGGGGATGGCAGGTTCTGCTTGTAACTCCAATAAGCGTATCCACCGCCGACCAAGAGAAACATCGCCAAGACGCCCGTTACGATCCAACGTTGCATGACAGGCTGTTATAGGCCATCCACCCGCGCATCCAAGCCAGAACTTCATGGAATATCCCGCCACCGCCGCCACCGTCGAGACCCTGCCAAACGGACTGACCCTCATCCTCGATCCGGATCCCACCGCCCCCGTCGTCAGCACCCAGATCTGGGTGGCCACCGGCAGCATGCACGAGGGCAAACACCTGGGCGCCGGTATCTCCCATTTTCTGGAGCACATGGTTTTCAAGGGCACCCGTGACTATGACGCGGACACGCTGGCTGACACGGTGCAGGCGGCGGGCGGACACTGGAACGCTTATACAAGCTTCGATCGGACGGTGTATTATATCGACGGACCATCTGATTCGTTGCCGACCTTCGTGAAGACGCTCGTCAATCTCGTGTTTTTCCCGAACCTGCCCGAGAGCGAGTTCGAGAAGGAAAAGGACGTGATCCGCCGCGAGATCGACATGGGACTGGATGATCCTGACAACGCGGCTTCGCGTCTGCTGTTTTCCACGGTTTTCACGCTCGATCCACGACGCCATCCGGTCATCGGCCACCGGCATCTGTTCGATGCGATCCGCTACGACGATCTCACCGCCTATCACCGTGAACGCTACACACCGGACCGCTGCTTCGCGGTGGTTTCCGGTGACTTCGATGCGGCGGAAGCGCGCAAGATGATCGAGGAACTGACCGCTCCCTGCCTCACGGGCTGCGGGCTTGAACCGCTTGTCAGCAAGGACGCGCCGCAGATCGGGCCGCGTCGCGGGCGCGATACCTTCGCCATCCCGACGAGCCGGATTTCCCTGGCTTGGAAAACGCCCGCGCTGGATCACCCGGATGCTCCCGCCTATGACGTGCTCGCGGGCATCCTCGGACGCGGCCGGGCGTCCCGCCTGCATCGCAGCCTGCGCGAGGAACAGGAACTGGCGTTGGAGATTTCCGCGTTTTCGTGGACCGGACCGGGGCGCGAAGGACTGCTGGCCATTTCCGCGGACGCGGAAACGGCCAAACGTGACGGATTGATCGAAGCGGCCCTCCATGAAGTCGCCTCCGTGGCCGCGAGCGATCTGGACGATGACCTGGCGAAGGCGAAACGCCAGATCGCGGCCAGCCAGTTCCGCAGCCTCACCACCGCGTCCGGCCGGGCGTCCGACCTCGCGTCGAACTGGCATGAGGCGCGTGATCTGGATTTCACCCGCCGCTACCTCGCCGCGATCCAAGCCGTCACCGCGGATGACATCCGCCGGGTGGCTGCGACTTTGTCCGACGAGCGGCTCAGCCTCACGGTTCTCGATCCCCTTGAAGCCGAGGCTCCCGCCCGCGTGGCGAAAACCGGACGGGTGCGTGAGGAAATCCAGGTTCATACACTGCCAAACGGTCTAACCCTCGCGCTGATCCCGGATCGCCGGGTGCCGCTCGTGCACCTGCAGGCCGCCGTGCGTGGAGGCCTGCCTTCCGAAACGCCCGGGACCAATGGCCTCAACCAGCTCCTCGCCTCCACCCTGCCCAAGGGCACGCGCACCCGCAGCGCTCAGGAAATCGCGGTGACGCTGGAGTCGCTCGGTGCCTCCATTTCCGCGAATACCGGAAACAACGCGTTGCTCATCCAGGCCGCCGGACTCGCGCCGGATTTCGCCACCATCGCGGACGTGTTCGCGGAAGTCATCATCTCGCCTTCCTTGTCGAACGACGCGATCCACCGGGAAAAAGCCAGCCAGCTCGCCAGCCTGGAGGAGGCCCTGCAGGATCCGTTGCACACGGGATTCAGCAGCCTGCGCGAGGCGGTTTTCAACGGCAGCGGCTACGGGTTGGACGCGCTCGGTTCGGTGGAGAGCCTCACCGCGCTGGATCAAGCCGCGTTGAAGGAGCATCATTCGAGGCTTTTCAACGCGTCGAACATCGCGATATCCGTGGCGGGTGATTTCGAACCAGCCTCCACCCTCGCGCTTCTGACGGACCTCTTTTCCACCCTGCCCGCGGGCGATGCGTGGACACCGCCCGCGAGCCATCTGGGCACGGCAGGAAACTCGACCAGGCATCTGCCGAAGAAGCAAGCGGTCATCACCATCGGCTACCCGGGCACCACGGTGAGCGGAACCGATCGCTTCGCCCTCGCGATGATCCAGGAGTATGCATCCGACATGGCCGGCCCGCTTTTCACCCGCATCCGTGAGGAACTCGGCCTCGCTTACCAAGTCGGGGGAACCCAGTTCCTCGGTTACGATACCGGCCTGTTCACCTACTACCTCGCCACCGCACCGGACCAAGCGGAACTCGCCCGGCGCGAGCTGTTGGCCGAGATCGCCAAAATCGCCGCACATGGCATTCCGGAGGAAACGTTCGACCGGGTGCGCTCCACCGTGCTCAGCGGTCTCGCCATCCAGCAGCAGTCACCGGCGGCCGTCGCCCGGCACGTGGTGCTGGACCTGCTGTTCGGGCACCCCGCGGACCAGCACCGCCTGCTGCCCGCCGCCTACAACGCTCTGACCTGCGCACAGGTTCGGGAAGTCGCCATCCGCATTTTTTCGGTGGATGCCACGGTGGTCACGGTCCTGCCGGAGGAGTGAGCTCCGGGCCGCCCTCCTCATCCGCTTCAAGCACCTGGAAGACCGTTTCCAATTTCCGGTCGGCCAGGTGCCGGTAGCTGGTGGAAAGGGCCACCGGCAGACGTTCCGCCATTGGAAAACCCGCCCTGCCCAAATTCACGGCGATCCGGTTCCATTCCTGGATTCGGGATTTTCTCTCCGGGGACGACAGGAACCACTCGCCAATCTCACCGTCTCCGCGTCCACAGACCGCGGGAAGCTCATCGCGGGTAAGGTTGAAGAACGCGATGAACTGCCCGTCGACACCGGACGGGTGGCAGAAGCGGGAGGCGTATTCCTCGGGAAGCTCGTCCACGGCAAGCAGCCGCGCCTTCGCCAGGATGCGCGGCAACCAGACGCAATCGACAAGCCGGTCCGTGGGACGTGGCAGCACCATCTCCGTAAAAAACCGCCTGCCTCACTCCTCGCCGTTAGACGGCAGAGGAACGGAACTTGGCTCGACAGGTGGCGTGGGAGCCACAGGAGGAGTCGTGGGAGCAGGGAATGTTTCACCCGTTCCAGGCGTCACGGGTGGAACCGGGGCGGTGGGAGACGGAGCATCCGGATCGATCACCGTGGGGATGGCCCCTTCCGGTGGCAGCCCGGCCGGATCCAAGGACGGCAGGGCCTCACCCGCAGGAGCTACTCCGGGCAGGGGCGGATAAACCTGAACCTCGCCGGCAGAAGTGGTCGGGGTGGCGGGAAGCGCGTTCGGATCTTCCACCATGACGGAGGGGACGAAACCGATCTCACCGCTGTCCAACTCCACCTTCACGTAGCTACCGCTGTTGGAAATCACCTTCATGGAGGTGCCGCGCTTGAGAAGCTTGTCGGCGTCGGCATCGCCCTTGGGACGGACCTTGAAGAGCGCGGTGTTGTCCATCGCGGCACGGACGAATTGCCCGGCCTTGAAGTTGGCTCCGCTCAGGGCGACCGAATTGTTGATTTTTCCTCCCGGAGGACCGAGTGGGTCGTAACCGTCGGGATTGAGGGGGACCATCGTGGTACCGCAGGAAGCGAGAGCCAGAACAGCGGCGACGGAAAGAACCGGTGTGCACTTCATATAGCCCACAAGCTGGCACGTCCGTGCAAGCCGGTCAACGGCATTTCAACCTGCAGGAAAAAGGCTAGCGGCTCTGGCGCACGATGTTGTTCTTCTCGTCCAGCAGAAGGTTTTGCGAAACGACGGGGGTCTCGGAGAGGGCGAAGCACATGATGGCCACCCGCTCGCCGGCCTTGATGAGGTGGGCCGCGCCGCCATTGATGAGGATGTGCCCGGTGCCGGGTGCGCCCGGAAGCACGTAGGTTTCCAACCGGGCACCGGTGGTGATCGAGGCGACGAGCACTTTTTCCCCAGGCCACAGGTCCGCCGCGGCCATGAGGTCGGTGGGGATTTCGATGCTGCCTTCGTAATCGACGTCCGAGCCGGTGATCATGGCGCGGTGGAGTTTGGACTTCAGGACCTCGCGGAACATGGCGGGAAGGAAATGCCCAAGCGGGTGGCGGTCAAGCGCCAAGCGATCCGACAGGAGCCGGAGGAGGCCGGAATGACGATTTTAATGCCCCTGTCACCAGATATCGCCGCGATTTGCGCCAAAATTTCCACGTTCCCCTTGCACGGATCCGGCTTTCTCCCTAGTCACAGCCCGTCGGTGTAAGGCCGACTCTCTTCAGGAAACCATCCGCCAAGGTAGCGGATCCATGGGGAAGCCGGTGAAATTCCGGCGCGGTAATCGCCACTGTGATTCCGGGACGCGCGAGCGCTCCGGTAAGCCAGATCGCCAGCCTGGGGGGGATTTTTCGAAGGTCTGCGACTTACAGACACAGGAATCCACACATGAAATACCAGAAAACGCCTCTCAGAGGCTCCTACCGGAGTGCCATCGCACTGCTCGCCCTGCTTTCCCACGTCCCCGCCCAGGCGGAGGAGAAAAAACAGGAACTCGAACCGCTCGTCATTTCCGCCCTGCGTATCCCGCGTGACAACGCCACCGTCACCTCCGCCGTGACCGTGCTGGATCCGGTGGAGTTGCAAAACGAGGGACTCTTCCAGCTCCGCGACGCGTTGAACGCATCCCCCGGTGTCATCTCCACCTCCACCGGCGGCCAGACCGGTGCCGTCGGATCGCTCTTCATCCGTGGCACCACGACCGCCTACTCGCAGCTCGTCCTCGACGGCATGCGTTTGAGCGATTCCACCACGCCGCTCGGCAACGTGCTCGGCGCGGGCCGGACCTACGACGTCGGCCGCATCGAAATCCTGCGCGGACCGCAAGGCGCGATCTACGGCGGGGAATCCATCGGCGGGGTGCTCTGGATGGAGACGCCCTACGGATCCGGCGATCCGCATGGCTCGACCACTTTCGAAGCCGGCTCTTTCAATTCCCTCTCCGCCCATGGCATGTTCCAAGGCCGGACCGGTGATGTTTCCTACTACCTCTCCGGCGGCTACGAGGAAACGGACAACGACGGCCCCCGGCAAAGTTTCCACCAGGCCAACACCGCCCTGCGCGTGGAAGGCAAGATCGACTCCGTGTGGACGGTCGGCACCACATTCCGCGCCATCGACTCCTCCTACGACAATTCCGGCAATTCCCAGGACCATCTGGATTCCGCATTGGCCACCATCTACGCCACCGGGAAAATCTCCGACCGCTGGACCTCGCGTTTCCACGCCGGCTACCAGCAGGAATTCTACGACAGTGACTCGTCCTACGGCAACTTCGGCACCGACCTGCGCGCGGGCAGCGTTTCCACCGATCAGGAAATCACTCTCGCGGAAAACCTCCGCCTGCTCGCCGGAGCCTTCTTCCATGAAAGCTCCTACGAAAACACCATCGGCACGGACGAATCCCGCGAACGCTACGGCGTGCACACCGCGCTGGAATGGGACATCATCGAAAACCTCACCGGCACGGCGGCCCTGCGCTGGGAGGACTACGATGCCTACGGCGACGAGCTCACCTGGCGTGTCGGCTCGATCTACAACATCGCCTCCACCGGCACCAGCATCCGTGGCGGTGTCGGCAGCTCGTTCCGTTCTCCATCGTATCTGGACCTCTTCGGTTCCTCCTTCGGCGCGGGCAATCCCGACCTCGAGGCGGAATCGTCCATCGGCTGGGACATCGGCGTGGAGCAGAAGATCGGCGCGAACCACCGCATCGAAGCAACCTGGTTTCACAACCACATCACCGACCAGATCCAGTCGAGCCCGGCACCACCGGTCAACATTTCCGGCGATTCCGACACGGACGGACTCGAACTCGGACTGCGCGGTGATTTCCTCGGGGACACGGTGGGCTACCGCCTCGCCTGGACCTACCTCCACGAAAGCCTGAGCGACCAGCCGCGCAACGCCGCCACCGCTTCCATCGACTGGAAGCCGACGGACAAGTCGCTCGTCGGCATCGGAGCCACCCACCTCGCCTCCCATTCGTGGGGTGGTGATCCCATCGACTCCTACACCGTGGCGCGCCTCTTCGCCTCCTATCAGGTGACGGACAAGGTGAAGCTCCACGCCCGCTTGGAAAACGCCTTCGACGCGGACTACGAGCTCGCCAGCTTCTTCGGTTCCACCATCGAAGGTGCCGGCACCGGTGCCTACGCCGGCATCACGGTGGATTGGTGACAACGGGAGCGCGGAAATCATTCCGCGCGAATTCTTCAAGCACGCCGGAGTCCGCTCCGGCGTGTTTTTTTATTTGAGGCAGCCGGGGTTTGCCTCAGCCGATCTTCTCCGCAAGGAAACGCAGCAGCAGCGACATCGTGACCCTTGCCAAAGCCGGGTTGTAACGGACGCCCTCGTCCCGCAGGAAGGCGTGCGCGGCATTGAACTCATGCCATTCGAAATCCACGCCTCCGTCTTCCAAAGTCTGGCGGATCAACCTCCGCCCTTCAAGGGGCACATGCGGGTCCTGCCTGCCGAACAGGATGAGGAGCGATGCCTCCATCCCGGGCAGCCGCGCCAGCGTATCATCACATTTCCCCAAGCCGAGCGTGCCGGTGTGGATGTCCGTCGGATAAAACGCACCAACGGCGGAAACATGCGGACGCAACCCCGCCCTCACCGCCAGATGACCGCCGAGGCACACACCGAAGCTCGCGATCCTTCCCGTGCAGGATTCATGCTCCCGCAGGAATGCGACGGCCACATCCGTGTCTTCGTCATAAGAGGAAATCTCCTTGGTGATCTTCAGCTCATTGCCCCGTGCGGTGCCTTCCGTATCATAGGCGAGCACCGTGCCTAACGGCTCGAACTCATGATACACTTCCGGCACCGCGACCAGATACCCCTCGCCCGCCAGCGCCGCCGCCGTCCGGCGTATCGGGCCGGTGGCTTGGAAAATCTCCGAGTAGAAAATCACCGCGGGATATCGCTTCCCACCGTCCGGGATGAAGAGATGCACCCGCATTTTCCCACGGGTGGTTTCAAGATCGGCAAAGGATTCCGTGAGCGTGGCCATGGCGGAGTATCGTCATTTTTCCCGAGACCGATCCAGCAAATCATGGCACCAGGCCATCAGGCTGCGGATCACTCCGCTCCGTGCAGGGGCTGTCCCGTGGCGTCGATCATCGTCGCGCTGAGCAACACCACCACTCGGGATCCATCCGGCTGGGTTTCCACGGCCAGCCTCGCTCCACGGTCTCCGGTATATCCGGCACCTGAAACCGTGTGTTTTTCGATCACCGGTTTTTCAAGAGGATTGTCCAATCCCCCGGTGGTATGGGTGAACTGGAAATCGACATCGTGGCCGAAAGCCAACGCGTCACCCTTCATCTGCATCGTGACTCCGATCTGCTGCTTTTCAAATTCCGTTCCCTCGGCATTCGTCGGATAGATCAACTCCCTCACATTCTCTATACTGGCGTCCTGATTGCCCCGGGCTGTGACCTCTGGCAATGTCAGCAGATCCACTCCTTTCTTCTGGGACATCTGCCTCATGAACAACTGGATTTCCGAGTCGGTCATCTGCGAGGTGTCCGGAGCGGCCCAGTCGAGATCGGCCGGGATGTGGAGAACTTTTGTAGTGAACTTGTTCTGGATCGGAACATCATTTTTGAGCGAGTCCTCAAGCGCGGAAATCGCCGCCGCATCCGCTCCGCTCGGTGTCTCCAGTATCAGTTCTCCTGATGGTTTGACAGACAGCCGTGTCGATGGGTCGAGTTCCAATCCGGACGCCTTGAGGATTTCAGCGATGGTCATTCTGACAGGAACCGCTTTCCTCGGGGAGCCTTCACCCTCACCAATCGGAGAATCGGATTCCGATCCAGAAGAGAGGCTGGTCTGTTCACTCAGGCGCGTTGCGAAATCCGGCGGTAAGGAAACGCTGCGTTTCACCTCACCGCGTTCATCCGCAAAAGGCTCGAACCGATACACCGTCTTGTCACGGTTCACCTTCATTCCGGCATAGGTGGCGAGGAACCGGACGGATGAACTGAAGTTTCCCGGAGAGAGCCTGAGTCGCAGTTTTTTCGTGGCTGTGGGCGGCACATCGAAAGTCAAGGGGATGGGCACCTCGCCAGCTTTCGCACATGCGTCCTCATAGGCGGCCATCAGTTTGGCAAGGGCTTCCCGCAGGGTCAGTCCATTGATGTCCACCACGGGCAGATAAAACTCCTTCAGCCGCTCGGGGCCGTGCGTGGAACGGGGCTTACCGGTATCGCGGATGGCAGACTTGGTTTTCAGAACCGCCGCAGTGCCATGGGCGTCTGATGAATCCACCGATCCCGAGTGACGGGACGTATTGCCCTCATCCCGGTGGGACCGTTCGACATCGCCTCCCCGCGTGCCCAGCCACAGGCAGACGCCCACAAGTGCCACACCCGCAACAATGAAAATCCTTTTCTTCACGATCCGCATGCTGGAAATCCGCGACCGGTTGGCAAGCGGATTTCAGCATGCGGAATCCGGCGACCTCATTCCGCATTCAGTTCATCCAGCAGATTCTCCGCGCCATAGACCTTGTCCAACGCTTCCCAGATTCCCGCCGAGTCCACCGATACGGCGCGCGCGGTCTTTTCATCGTATGCCACGTTGTTCACGA from Luteolibacter yonseiensis includes these protein-coding regions:
- a CDS encoding response regulator transcription factor; this encodes MTILIAEDDPVTREAVKELLEADGHHVIAAKNGLEAIATWKSQRPDIVLLDIMMPGASGYEVCRAIRSGDRRTPVVFLSAKSEEVDVVLGLELGADDFLRKPFGKHELLARVRAVLRRLEEPAAGEMMAFGPWRIHPKRLVAEKDGIRIELTVREVKVIQILTRRRGEVVSRDELLNACWGLEYYPESRTLDQHILNLRKKIEDDPSRPVLIETVRGAGYRFP
- a CDS encoding sensor histidine kinase → MRQATPPWIGTLLVSTLAAALVAGTGFVLSRRIERVAEKPPGNRVDDAFRETARRIDALDGMWQSALEAEARRLLETNTREVESTVVGVVQCSWLNPGFSDPSRAHRLMDGSEPRIRPILDRFAKGEPGEWIFSANEVINGSGWIETPGHPLSWRQGNGRTSVILQLDPQEAVGIVRSDLARQVNVNLPNDEPGTLTWTDPGGDVFLSTGKPAPGATPDEILRHVSRFGDWTLRRHYPVKVVTSYRPPVLAGSFTLAALLLAGGAAVISWQRKATRLAEQRVSFVNRVSHELRTPLTNLLLNTDLALDSLTGDHEGIRRRLGLIREETARLSRIVDNVQTFARGERGKHEIHTAPCDVEKLANGLWENFAPLFARKSIHCGFDFQLSRKVTVDQDALSQILSNLLSNVEKYAGESAKARVAISEEAGHLVVEVEDDGPGIPADARTRIFLPFERAGSRVNEGATGTGLGLSISRDLARQMGGRLELLCTSQGAKFRLVLPLGERSGA
- a CDS encoding DUF5069 domain-containing protein codes for the protein MVLPRPTDRLVDCVWLPRILAKARLLAVDELPEEYASRFCHPSGVDGQFIAFFNLTRDELPAVCGRGDGEIGEWFLSSPERKSRIQEWNRIAVNLGRAGFPMAERLPVALSTSYRHLADRKLETVFQVLEADEEGGPELTPPAGP
- a CDS encoding M16 family metallopeptidase; the protein is MEYPATAATVETLPNGLTLILDPDPTAPVVSTQIWVATGSMHEGKHLGAGISHFLEHMVFKGTRDYDADTLADTVQAAGGHWNAYTSFDRTVYYIDGPSDSLPTFVKTLVNLVFFPNLPESEFEKEKDVIRREIDMGLDDPDNAASRLLFSTVFTLDPRRHPVIGHRHLFDAIRYDDLTAYHRERYTPDRCFAVVSGDFDAAEARKMIEELTAPCLTGCGLEPLVSKDAPQIGPRRGRDTFAIPTSRISLAWKTPALDHPDAPAYDVLAGILGRGRASRLHRSLREEQELALEISAFSWTGPGREGLLAISADAETAKRDGLIEAALHEVASVAASDLDDDLAKAKRQIAASQFRSLTTASGRASDLASNWHEARDLDFTRRYLAAIQAVTADDIRRVAATLSDERLSLTVLDPLEAEAPARVAKTGRVREEIQVHTLPNGLTLALIPDRRVPLVHLQAAVRGGLPSETPGTNGLNQLLASTLPKGTRTRSAQEIAVTLESLGASISANTGNNALLIQAAGLAPDFATIADVFAEVIISPSLSNDAIHREKASQLASLEEALQDPLHTGFSSLREAVFNGSGYGLDALGSVESLTALDQAALKEHHSRLFNASNIAISVAGDFEPASTLALLTDLFSTLPAGDAWTPPASHLGTAGNSTRHLPKKQAVITIGYPGTTVSGTDRFALAMIQEYASDMAGPLFTRIREELGLAYQVGGTQFLGYDTGLFTYYLATAPDQAELARRELLAEIAKIAAHGIPEETFDRVRSTVLSGLAIQQQSPAAVARHVVLDLLFGHPADQHRLLPAAYNALTCAQVREVAIRIFSVDATVVTVLPEE
- a CDS encoding TonB-dependent receptor plug domain-containing protein; translation: MKYQKTPLRGSYRSAIALLALLSHVPAQAEEKKQELEPLVISALRIPRDNATVTSAVTVLDPVELQNEGLFQLRDALNASPGVISTSTGGQTGAVGSLFIRGTTTAYSQLVLDGMRLSDSTTPLGNVLGAGRTYDVGRIEILRGPQGAIYGGESIGGVLWMETPYGSGDPHGSTTFEAGSFNSLSAHGMFQGRTGDVSYYLSGGYEETDNDGPRQSFHQANTALRVEGKIDSVWTVGTTFRAIDSSYDNSGNSQDHLDSALATIYATGKISDRWTSRFHAGYQQEFYDSDSSYGNFGTDLRAGSVSTDQEITLAENLRLLAGAFFHESSYENTIGTDESRERYGVHTALEWDIIENLTGTAALRWEDYDAYGDELTWRVGSIYNIASTGTSIRGGVGSSFRSPSYLDLFGSSFGAGNPDLEAESSIGWDIGVEQKIGANHRIEATWFHNHITDQIQSSPAPPVNISGDSDTDGLELGLRGDFLGDTVGYRLAWTYLHESLSDQPRNAATASIDWKPTDKSLVGIGATHLASHSWGGDPIDSYTVARLFASYQVTDKVKLHARLENAFDADYELASFFGSTIEGAGTGAYAGITVDW
- a CDS encoding aspartate 1-decarboxylase, with product MFREVLKSKLHRAMITGSDVDYEGSIEIPTDLMAAADLWPGEKVLVASITTGARLETYVLPGAPGTGHILINGGAAHLIKAGERVAIMCFALSETPVVSQNLLLDEKNNIVRQSR
- a CDS encoding dienelactone hydrolase family protein, which gives rise to MATLTESFADLETTRGKMRVHLFIPDGGKRYPAVIFYSEIFQATGPIRRTAAALAGEGYLVAVPEVYHEFEPLGTVLAYDTEGTARGNELKITKEISSYDEDTDVAVAFLREHESCTGRIASFGVCLGGHLAVRAGLRPHVSAVGAFYPTDIHTGTLGLGKCDDTLARLPGMEASLLILFGRQDPHVPLEGRRLIRQTLEDGGVDFEWHEFNAAHAFLRDEGVRYNPALARVTMSLLLRFLAEKIG